A window of the Bufo gargarizans isolate SCDJY-AF-19 chromosome 1, ASM1485885v1, whole genome shotgun sequence genome harbors these coding sequences:
- the CRYBA4 gene encoding beta-crystallin A4, which yields MTQHCTKFAGHWKIIVWDEESFQGRRHEFTSECYNIMEYGFETVRSFKIESGAWVGYEHLGFQGQQFVLERGEYPRWEAWSGSNAYHVERMTSFRPIACANHRDCKMTIYEKENFLGRKGELSDDYPSLQAMGWCNNEVGSFRVQSGAWVCYQYPGYRGFQYILECDRHSGEYKHWREWGSHAQTFQIQSIRRIQQ from the exons ATTATTGTCTGGGATGAAGAATCTTTCCAGGGTCGCAGACATGAGTTTACATCTGAGTGTTACAATATCATGGAATATGGATTTGAAACTGTCCGCTCATTTAAAATAGAGAGTGGGGC CTGGGTTGGATACGAGCACTTAGGATTCCAAGGTCAGCAGTTTGTCCTGGAGAGAGGAGAGTACCCTCGCTGGGAGGCCTGGAGTGGCAGCAACGCTTACCACGTTGAGAGGATGACCTCCTTCCGACCAATTGCCTGTGCT aaTCACCGTGATTGTAAAATGACCATCTATGAGAAAGAAAACTTCCTTGGAAGGAAAGGAGAGCTGAGTGATGATTACCCCTCTCTTCAGGCTATGGGCTGGTGTAACAATGAAGTTGGCTCGTTCCGTGTCCAATCTGGAGC CTGGGTGTGCTACCAGTATCCCGGTTATCGTGGCTTCCAGTACATCCTGGAATGTGACCGTCACTCAGGAGAGTACAAGCACTGGAGGGAGTGGGGATCCCATGCACAGACTTTCCAGATCCAATCCATCCGCAGAATCCAGCAGTAA